Proteins encoded by one window of Anguilla rostrata isolate EN2019 chromosome 9, ASM1855537v3, whole genome shotgun sequence:
- the LOC135263176 gene encoding small ribosomal subunit protein uS3, with protein MAAQISKKRKFVSDGIFKAELNEFLTRELAEDGYSGVEVRVTPTRTEIIILATRTQNVLGEKGRRIRELTAVVQKRFGFLEGSVELYAEKVATRGLCAIAQAESLRYKLLGGLAVRRACYGVLRFIMESGAKGCEVVVSGKLRGQRAKSMKFVDGLMIHSGDPVNYYVDTAVRHVLLRQGVLGIKVKIMLPWDPSGKIGPKKPLPDHVSIVEPKDEVLPTTPVSEQKGAKPEAPVMPQGPPVATA; from the exons ATGGCTGCGCAGATATCAAAGAAGAGGAAG TTCGTTTCTGACGGCATCTTCAAAGCTGAGTTAAACGAGTTTTTGACTCGTGAGCTTGCGGAGGATGGCTACTCTGGTGTGGAGGTTAGAGTCACCCCGACTAGAACGGAAATCATCATCCTGGCCACCAG GACGCAGAATGTCCTGGGCGAGAAGGGGCGTCGCATTCGTGAGCTGACGGCCGTTGTCCAAAAGAGGTTTGGGTTCCTTGAGGGCAGCGTTGAG CTGTATGCTGAAAAggtggccaccagggggctgTGTGCCATTGCGCAGGCTGAGTCTTTGCGCTACAAACTGCTGGGAGGCCTGGCTGTGCGTAG GGCGTGTTACGGAGTCCTCCGCTTCATCATGGAGAGCGGGGCCAAAGGCTGCGAAGTGGTGGTTTCCGGGAAGCTCAGGGGCCAGAGGGCCAAGTCCATGAAGTTTGTTGATGGCCTGATGATCCACAGCGGAGACCCTGTCAACTATTACGTGGACACTGCCGTCCGGCACGTCCTGCTCAGACAGG gtGTGCTTGGGATTAAGGTGAAAATCATGCTTCCCTGGGACCCCAGCGGTAAGATCGGCCCCAAGAAGCCCCTCCCCGACCATGTGAGCATCGTGGAGCCCAAGGACGAGgtcctccccaccacccccgtgTCTGAGCAGAAAGGGGCCAAGCCAGAGGCCCCCGTCATGCCCCAGGGGCCACCCGTTGCCACCGCATAA
- the si:ch211-176g13.8 gene encoding F-BAR and double SH3 domains protein 2, translated as MQPPPRKVKVTQELKNTHAEQMAKLNIKHQTECDLLEDMRTYSQKKSAIERDYAQALQKLASHYLKREWPGMQMEERTHSQNVYAVWRSYLESTVQLTQARMNNCENYKNKIADPAKSSRLCKEQQLKKCIDQLSCVQVELQHTVKELTKSRKKYTEAEQVAQAVREKADLEARSKLSLFQSRISLQKASVKLKAKRSDCNAKATHARNEYLLTLAGANAHHDRYHQTDLIDCIKVLDGSVYDHFKDYLTTFCRAELEMYQAIQSMFQAVLEKSSRVTQDFNQQVFLRENPVFCSPPAFQFQPCESDAGRQLQTETGTAEEHSLNKEARKWASRVAREHKNIIHSRRTLEECEMQGVHPSEHNQGDLEQRVEEAREAIRKAETVKVKAEARLNLLRDAGVSVDTWLKSAMNQVMEELENERWASLPTLTAHDPSLSTVCDDEREDGEDLEESMETCDDSSSSPSGTLGRNYPLTCRVLYSYKACQADELTIEEQEVLDVIEDGDMEDWVKGRNKAGQVGYVPEKYLQFPTSSSLLNMLQTLAALDARSHSSSNSTDPELTSGSMNGDANLSFVKALYDYEGQTNDELSFPEGAIIHVLNRDNHEDDGFWEGEFNGRVGVFPSVLVEDLAESENGDEKSGSEAEVSPSQCPPCLLPPPPLSTQPPCSPDRSPGTPCSPHTALQRSATVSLPASPVNGENRGPPRAGKGPALSHSSSFSRPPRSISDGSLGKLRPVRAAPPPPKQQPRKQVEKTEKTEEVEITLV; from the exons GCTTTGCAAAAGTTGGCCAGTCATTACCTGAAGAGGGAATGGCCAGGCATGCAAATGGAAGAACGGACCCATTCTCA GAACGTCTATGCCGTGTGGAGGTCGTACCTGGAGAGCACCGTGCAGCTGACCCAGGCGCGCATGAACAACTGCGAGAACTACAAGAACAAGATCGCGGACCCCGCCAAGTCTTCCAGGCTGTGCAAGGAGCAGCAGCTGAAGAAG TGCATCGACCAGCTGAGCTGCGTTCAGGTGGAGCTGCAGCACACGGTCAAAGAGCTGACCAAGTCCAGGAAGAAGTACACCGAGGCGGAGCAGGTGGCCCAGGCCGTGAGGGAGAAGGCCGACCTCGAGGCCAG GTCTAAGCTGAGTCTGTTTCAGTCCAGGATAAGCTTACAGAAAGCCAGTGTGAAG TTAAAAGCAAAGAGGAGCGACTGCAATGCAAAAGCCACACATGCCAGAAATGAGTACCTTCTCACGCTGGCAGGCGCTAACGCGCACCACGACCGCTACCATCAGACTGACCTGATTGACTGCATCAAG GTCCTGGACGGCAGCGTTTATGATCACTTTAAAGACTATTTGACGACGTTCTGCCGAGCTGAGCTGGAAATGTACCAGGCCATCCAAAGCATGTTCCAGGCCGTCCTGGAGAAGTCCAGCAGG GTGACACAAGACTTCAACCAGCAGGTGTTTCTGCGGGAGAACCCGGTGTTCTGCAGTCCCCCGGCCTTCCAGTTCCAGCCCTGCGAGAGTGACGCG GGCCGGCAGCTGCAGACTGAGACGGGGACCGCGGAGGAGCACAGCCTGAACAAGGAGGCCCGTAAGTGGGCTTCGCGCGTGGCCCGCGAGCACAAGAACATCATCCACAGCCGCAgg ACTCTGGAGGAGTGTGAAATGCAGGGGGTCCACCCTTCAGAACACAACCAGGGTGACTTGGAGCAGAGGGTGGAGGAGGCAAGGGAAGCCATCCGAAAGGCTGAG ACTGTGAAGGTGAAGGCGGAGGCGCGGCTCAATCTGCTGCGAGACGCGGGCGTGTCGGTGGACACCTGGCTCAAGAGCGCCATGAACCAGGtgatggaggagctggagaacgaGCGCTGGGCCTCCCTGCCCACCCTGACTGCACATGATCCTTCACTCTCG ACTGTCTGTGACGATGAGAGAGAAGATGGCGAGGACTTGGAGGAGAGCATGGAGACGTGTGACGACAGCAGCTCCAGTCCTTCGGGCACTTTAGGGCGCAACTACCCTCTAACCTGCAGAGTGCTGTACTCATACAAG GCCTGCCAGGCAGATGAACTGACCATTGAGGAGCAAGAGGTGCTGGATGTCATTGAGGATGGTGACATGGAAGACTGGGTGAAG GGAAGGAACAAGGCGGGCCAGGTGGGCTACGTCCCGGAGAAGTACTTGCAGTTCCCCACCTCCAGCAGCCTTCTGAACATGCTGCAGACCCTGGCCGCCCTGGACGCTCGATCCCACTCCTCCAGCAACTCCACCGACCCTGAGCTGACCTCAGGCAGCATGAACGGAGATGCAAACT TGAGCTTTGTGAAGGCCTTGTACGACTACGAGGGCCAGACGAACGACGAGCTGTCCTTTCCAGAGGGAGCCATCATCCACGTCCTCAACAGAGACAACCACGAGGACGACGGCTTCTGGGAGGGCGAGTTCAACGGCCGCGTGGGCGTCTTCCCTTCCGTGCTGGTGGAGGACCTGGCAGAGTCTGAGAACGGGGACGAGAAGAGTGGTTCTGAAGCAGAG GTCTCCCCCTCTCAGTGTCCTCCATGCCTcctgccccctccgcccctgAGCACCCAGCCTCCCTGCAGTCCAGACAGGAGCCCCGGGACTCCATGCAGTCCCCACACCGCCCTGCAACGGAGCGCCACCGTGTCTCTCCCTGCCTCGCCTGTCAACGGGGAGAACAGGGGTCCTCCCAGAGCAGGGAAAGGCCCCGCCCTCA GCCACAGCAGCAGCTTCTCCCGGCCTCCGAGGTCTATTTCAGACGGAAGTCTCGGGAAACTACGCCCT GTGCGTgcggctccccctcccccgaagCAGCAGCCACGCAAGCAGGTGGAGAAGACAGAGAAGACAGAGGAGGTGGAGATCACACTGGTGTGA